TCAACTCAGGGGCATGCGCATGCGCACACGCTAAGTGAGCACAGATCAAGAGCGGGATCggcaacgggaacgggaacgggaacggatCGTATCCCCGGTGGTGGGGGCATGATAATAATGAGTTATTACACGAAATGATTTATGAATATTCAATGGTGACATGTGCGGCTTCGACTCTCCCACGGGGGCGTGAACCGATCGCATAACTGTACTTGCCATACGGGAAAAATCAAAAGCAGCCAAAGGAGCAGAGCCGAGAGGAGAGCCCAGCGCCCAGAGCTATGTAACCGAATCCGGGCTGCGAAGGACACGAGTTCCGATCGGGAacgggtaggggtaggggtgaGCAGGAGCAACAGAGCATTCATCTGTCCTAAGCCTTTTCCATTCAcaaattcaaaacaaaaaaagaggcCCAACTAACGGagtttgaaattgatttttgggaatcgaatggaaaattgaaatacgAGAAACAAAATCGAAGGTGTACGatagagcgagggagagagtggCAGGGCGTGTCGCATTACCTGGGACCAATATTTAATAATCATAACGGTGCAGAACGGTGCTAGGAGCTAGGAGCTAGCAGATTTTCACTGCTAACGGCAGATCGGCGAACAGTTACCGCCAGGACAGGGCACCCACAAAGAAATAGTTGAAGGAGACGAAAGGAAAATGTATCTCGAGAACGAGCCTGGGCAAACACACCTGGctgggatcgggatcggggcAGAGGAATAGGGGATAGGGAATAGAAAATATTCGGCTGGCAACTGGAAACGGGAAACTGGAAACTGGTAGATGCCATTGATGGGACACTCGAGGGGGTTGTAGGCGCACAGGACTGATCCTCAGCTAACCcacacagacatacagacatacatgGTATAGAGAAACCCACACTCCTATTACCCAAGGTCTGATCGAATCGAATCCGAACCAAACCGAGCCGAACCGCACCGAACGGTACAGATCGGTTTGGGAactgcagatgcagatgcacgGCTTGCGTCGTTCCCCCATTCCATGTTGAGCACAGGCCAAGAAGGTTCTTCTTTGGCATCGCCCAAGGGCCTTGAGTATCTTTATGGGCAAACgattttcaattgattttccTTATTGTTTTCccctgcatgtgtgtgcgtgtgcttgtgTGGAGTTCGTCTTGGATAATTTTGCATCATTTATCCTTTGGATTGGCGGGTTTTTCTGCTTATTTTCTCTCGTTTTTGTGCCCCGAGTCCTCGCAGCTGTCCGAAAGATGAGGCGGAGCAGGAGACACCGAGGCACAGGACAATGCCGACTGCATACAATTAGCCGAGTGTCTAGCGCCAAGTCAGGATGAGGGTGGGAAATATGCAGGGATTTACGTgtgggttggggttggggtgaGATCTTCCTCCTGTGATCAGTCTTCTGAGATATGCgagtatatatttttctaataacttattattaataataatataattatcgAAGATCGATCTGAGTACTCCTATCTTTTTCACAAACACTCTTAAAAGTATTACAGAGGACCAAGAGCGCCTGTGAAAGTGTTTTAATGTTCCACACTTTGAAAAGATTAGTAGATCATTCCAGAAAAGTTCCATTAATGCTTTGAATATGGTTCTTTTTTATGCTATGTTAAACCCATGATAATAGGAAGCCATTAAAAAGATGCCCTCCCAGATAAATTCAGAAATTAAACAATATACAAAATCTTGGCTTTCATCTTTACCTTAAGCCTGATTTTACGCATGCCCAACACTTTCAGAATCTGTCAATCAGTTCCCAAAAAAAACTTCTTTACGGGCACTTAAAGCTATGCAAATCCAAAGTGCAACCAAGATCAATGGACCTTCATTTTGATGGGAATGCCTCAAAATTTGATCGACCTTTTGCGGTTGCCTTGCCAGATCAGAGCCCTCATCAATATGCAGTCGCGATCCCTGAGGTTActgcatttttaattacacTGTCATTAGGGGCATGTTTAAATTGGACCGTTACGAAACGAATCCCGGACACTTGCAGGATATGCTTAcgaatttccatttcccagtTCCATTCCCACGTTGCAGTCCCTGGTGGCTTACGGCCGGTCTCTGTGGGCATATGCCACTGTCATTTATCAGGACATGGCAGGACATGAGGCTCATTTGAATATTAAGTAAGCGGCGCACTCAAGCGCAGTGCCTTACCAGCTCATGTCATAGCGCCTGCTTGCCTCCCTTCCTGATATGCAAATGTATCTCTATCTTTttcgctctcccgctctctctgtctctttctccatctatccatcaAGCGCTGGGTCCTTGCATGCTTGGTCGCTTATGAAAATGAACATGATATGCTGAATCCATTCcactctttttttgtattcacTGTGGAACGGGATGGGTCAGACTCCGATTCCGATGCCGTGCCAGACGCTCCCCTGCGATGACTGTGCATGTTGGGCCGCCATTGGGAGGGACTTTATAGGAACCGTAGCTGCTGTTAGACATCTGATCTGTTTCGCAGGATCAGCGCTGGGAACTGCTCTTTGATCAACTTGGGAGTAATTGTACTCCCATTGAATGCTGTCAAAAAAGAACTTtgaagataaataaatatctataAGGGACTTTCTTTTGCCTGCAAGCGATCAATCAAATATCTCTAAATTTCTATATTCCCACAAAAGTCACTAAAGCTCTTTCATGTCTACTTCTGATCACAAAAAGGTTTTTATGAGCACATTGACTTACCTATGACCTAAGTCCTAAATTGTAATGTTTTCTTCTTTAACATGAAACGATTATAGTCACTCCATTGAGTGGCTGCTCCTTGATCCGCATTCTTCCATCAATAATTGagttttgtttgtcatttgatttttcaaaattgttcatatatatatttgcattttatatatttacatatgtgtatgtatatatcccAACTTATCATTCAACATTAAGAGGCATTCAATTAGGTCTATGAAAAAAATTATTCTTACCGAACTAaacaggcaaaaaaaaaataataaaaagtgaAGTTCTTAGCTCTAGGAATCCCAAATAAAGAAGGATATATCTTTATCCTACATTCAGGTTTAACTATTGTGCGGGGGAGGGCTTGTGAGGGGAGGCTAATTGGGGAAGATTTGGTTAGTTGTTTTGGTTTATATCACTAGATGACTAAGTTTCCCAGGCGCCAGGCAACTCGTTCTCTCTGGATCTCGTCTCGTCTCCCTTTCTActagatatatatgtacacaatGACTCAGTCAAGGATCCACaggagaaacaaaaaaacgtaCAAAATTCCGCTATAACTATACAGATACGTATATATACTGATCTTTATATCGATCACATGAGCACTGCTGATGTGTCGTTGGAGTTGGATGCCGGTCCCGTCTCCGATTTTGGTGTATGCGCCTCCCACCAGTCGATGGCATCGATCATGCTTTCGTCGGAGAGACAGCCCCCGACTCCGACTGATCCGACTGATCCCACTGCCGTGGCTCCCGTTTGATCCTGGTGGAGCATTTCGTTGAATTCCTTCTTGAAACTGGGCAGCCCCACCACCACATTGTCGTAGAAGCTAACGGGCTCCTGATCGTAGAAGGCGGGCAGGAGGGGGGAGCACAGCATTTGGGCCTGATCCTGTGAATAGTTCAGGGATGTTGTCGGAGAACttccattggcattggcattgctgTTGGTGTTAGTGTTGGTATTCGTGTTGGCCCTGCTGTTGGCGTATTCCTGTTTGatcagttgctgctgcagctgggcgGCACACGCCTGCAACAGGAGTTCATTAGCAACGGCGACAGGTGAAACCAGAACTGTCTCGGGCCCAATGCAGTTCGGTGGTTGAGCCATTGATGAACTGCCTCGCTGTGTTGGGGATGTGCAGGGACTGCTTGTGCTTGTGGCTGCCCCTGTCGCTGCCTcggttgctgccgctgctggtgatggtggcACGGGCGATCGCGATAAGGTCGAACCGCTTTGGGCAGCTGCAATCGCAGGCAGTGCCATGGCAGCAgggggatcgggatcgggactGGCATTGCTGCTCAGGCAATTTGTGTCAATTAAGGCACCGAAATGCTCCTCGTCCaggctggagctgctgcccaGCATGTTCGGGGTCACCAGCTGGTAGGTGTTGGTACCCGGTATCCGCAAGTACTGCAGCCCATTCAGTGTCGTTAGACTGGGTAGCAGGTCCGTGTTGGTGTCCTGATGTCCTGGTGGGTGCTCTGTctgctcgtgctgctgctggctggcggCTACTGCTCCTGCGGCAGCCTCCTCCATTTCGTAGTTGCTCAGGGAGTCATCAAAGTGCTCGTCCAGACCATCAAACTCATCCTTGATGAACATGAAGCTGTCGTCTCCGCTGCTCGAGCTGTTGGCATGGCAGCCCAGGGGCGGAAAATCGAAGCCCAGCTGCTTCTCCAGACTCCGGATGTACTCCACGGCCATGCGCAGTGTCTCCACCTTGGACAACTTCTTGCTGGCCCCCCGTCCAGCACCTTGGGCCTCAAAAGCCTCGGATACCTCCTCGGGTATGCGCTCCCGGAGCAAAGCGAAACCATTGTTGACCTGCTTGACGCGGTTCCGTTCCCGTGCATTGCGACGCGCCACCGCCTGTGGCATCGGCAGGCCCTTGCGTCCGGGCGTACCAGCCGCCTTGGCGTCCAGCTCCAGGGACGGAGACGCGGACGCAACAGTGGGCTCCTGCTTGGCCGTGGCCGGTGTGTGGCTGCTCGCCGTCTTGGCCGCCTTCTCCTGGCTCTTCTTGCTCAGCTTGCTGCGCTTGGCATTGCCCGTTGTCGCTGCCGGCGGTTTGCTTGGGGTGATCAGACTGTTCAGACTGTTCTGGGAGTTCTGAGAGTTCTGTTTGGACTCCCCCAGGGGTCGCTTGCGTTGGCCCAAGGTTCCCGAGTTGGTtgtggcggaggcggcggcactCTGGACCGCTCCAAGCATTCCAAAGTCGCGGATCTTGCGGATGATCGTGTTCTGGTTGGCAATGTGCTGCTGCAGGGCATTTGCCCCGCTCTCGCTGAGCACATTATGGACGGTGATCTTGCCGAATGGCTTGCTGGACCCCAGTGGCTGGATGCTATTTTCCTTCGAGGCGGACGAGCTGGCGGCAGTGGACTTGGCTGCTGTCTGCGGCGGTGGTGAGGGGCTGAAGCTGAGGGCAGCCATTTGGAGCAGTGGGGCTATTACCTTTCGGCTCCGTAGGGGCTTGAGTAGAGGATGCGGTTGCACGTGGTTCCCTTGGCTGGTGGCTAGTGGTGCtcctgctcgtgctcgtgctagTGCTAGTGCTCCTGCTCGTGGTCGTAGTGGTAGTCGTTGTCGTGCGGTGCTAGAATGTGTGTCCTTGCGTCAGGACAGCTGGTAGCGTTCTGTGTCGCGTGCCCCGATATCTGGCGGCACAACTCCAAAAACTGAACTGtcacggaacggaacggaacgccGGCGTTGGCTGAGCAGCGCTGCCAGCGGAAATGACTTCGTTGACTGACTGATGGCGCGCACACACAATGCCACAGCAATGCCGCCACAGTAAAATATAACGTATCCTTCGTGTGTCGTGTCCCTCGTATCCCTCACATCCCTCGCACACCTCATGTCCTTCCCCCATTCCAGCCAGTCGCTTATGTAAAAcataatgaaatgaaaacaacaaGCGGCAGCTCGCTCACTCGTACCAGAGGTATGACTTTTCATCCCCTGCTCGTAGCCACTCGTAGATCCCTTATAGGGTAGGGTGTCCTTCCCTTGATCCACACTCGCACGCACACTTgcaggcacacgcacacacgtcCATCCAGTCCATCCAGTGCTGCACACAGACAAAGGGGCTCACCTCAGGCTTTTGGGAAAACTAACATCTGATCGATGTTTCGAGCCCCTGCAAAAACCATTCTTCCACTCCACCTGGACAAGGGTGGTTTCCAGAGCAGCGCAGCCCAACTTCAGAGCTCCTCTCtgcactctccactctcctactctctcctctctttatGTGCTCCTTATGAGGCAGACTGCTTATATACCGCCCCTCGCTATATGTATGATATATAATATTATGTACGGATACTATAGCCCAAAGCAAAGGCCAGCAAGGCAGCTTTGGCAACCCTGGTCGCGAGGCCAGTACCTGGGGCGCCACAGCCACCAGAGGCAGGGCGCAATCACCACCTTAAATTCCCACACAATCACGCACGTAGACACAGGCCCATAGATCACCTTGTTGCTACATtgacagaaaaacaaaagtctCTCTGGAAACTTCGGTTTCGAATCGCTGAATATCGGTTCAGACAATTACCAAGAAGAAAAGTCCCGTTAGATTTCGAAAAGTTTAACCGTTAAATTCAAGCATTTGATGTGTAGAGGTATTTTACTGATCGTAAATCCATTTTAAATCGAAAAACAACAGTTATATAAGCTACTAAAACTCTTTCAATGAAGAGAAGATTTATTTTCTATTCTGAGAACGAGAAATTGTACCaacatttgcatttaaaatgttccttcaaaaaatacatttgtatataaaaatcttttaccaaaaataaattcatgAATCTATGGATGACTTTTCTCTAAAAGAAAGTTCAGCAAACCCCTAAAGATATGCCTGAAATCCAACAAAGTTTTTCCAAGCCATAAGAAAACCCATATATCAAATGAAATCAGAGAAATGGCACTTTCTCCTAACTTTCCACTAAATCATACGGACAAGATTTTCACGCTTAATCCCATGAGAATCTCAGGAATTGTCTGTGGGACCCTCAACATATCCAGAAGCAGGGAGAAAATGAGGGCTTGCGTCTTTGGCTAATCATCGAAGGGCATTGTGCAAAATCATTTGCCAATTGTCGAGCTAATTAAGGGAAATTAAAGGAGACAGAGAGTACCGAGGCAAGAGAACACCGATcttggcaaatggcaaatttGTATGGCCATAAATCCTAATTAAAATTGACAAGATTCGAAAGAGTCTAGGGGCAAGCCCAAAACCATCTTCCCATCAACATCAAAATAGCGTTCTTCCTACGATGTGGTCTATAAAGAGTTCCActtccagcttcagcttcagtttgAGTTCCGAGTACGGGCCGTGGGGCAATTAGTttgttgtctgtctgtctggtgGGAAAATAATTTTCGGTTTCCTTTGGTGTTGGTTTTTGGCAAGATCTCGACGCTTAAGTCTGTGTCTCTGAAACTAGTTTGTAGGACAGGGAGTGGATCGATTGCAGTACAAAAATTgttcggctgctgctgaaaaactttttctttatgggggggggttttttttgttgttttcttcggTTAGGCCAGGTAGTTGCTTATAGACCTGATCCTGACGAGTATCCTTagctctcgctcactctctgtctccctctctttcggtCTCACTCTGTTTCTGTACTCTGAATGTGTGTGTACTTGCTACACAATTTATAAACTTGAGTTCACTTGAAAAGTTCAAGGAAACGACTTGAGGAGGatcagaggcagcggcagtagcagtagcagagGATTTTGACTACCGGTTTCGCCTGGATGGATCGGCTGTAGATccttgtttctgctgctggttccTGCCAGCCACCAGAGTCAACAGTTGTGTGCGTGCTCCGCATAGTCCTTGGCTCCTTCGATCCCCTGCGCCTGCATTGTTGTTCGATGAGGACGCTTTGACTTGGTTCCATCCCACTTtgacgacacgacacgacacgccTAGAGATGCCCGCCAAGCCCCTACCCCGAATCGGAGGTATGTATATACAGGAATGCCTGAGCAACATATAAGAGCTTTGTGTCGCTGCaattataataaaaagaagaataatagtcataaataaataatattgtataattttttattcGGGTCCTGTGCAACCCTCTACGGAATTATAATTTGTCTGATTTCTGGCAGGCCTTCAGGGGGTTGAAAATCATATTAATGCAGCACAACTCTCCCAAATGGAATGCAGAGAACACACAGAGGCAAATCTGGCAAGTTCTCCAAGGGAGTGTTGGCTATATCCTACACTGACAAAAAACGGTTGGGAATCAAAGTTCAATTTTGGAATATCTCAACATCAATATTTTAATGTTAACAAGATTGTATAAGCTATGTGTTCCGAAAGTAAGTCATGGGTAAGGCACACATCCTGTCCAAGGACTAATATATTAAATTCCACCATTCATTCAGTCCATTCTGACTTTCATCTTTGGCGGCTTGAGAAAATACAACAAtttgggcaaacaaaaactaatttcGATCTTGGGATTCAATTCGGGATCGGGACTTATTTGCATTAAGGCCGGGTCGAAAGGAAAACGCATCGATTTCAATGGGAACCACACAGAAagtggaaagagagagagacaatgAATGGGAAAACGAACATTGGAGAAAGGCATTCGTagttccagtcccagtcccagggaAATATGAATATAGATGATGAGTGAAATTTGAAATGGGAGTGAAAGCAGTGGGTAAACAGGACTCAGACCATCAGAGATTCCAGGGGATTCATTCTTCAGTCTCTCCCTTTCTGGGTTCACACTCGGCAATCGTAAATCAATCAGGCAAAGCATTCACAGCACTTTGACTTTGATCCCCCTTTGGCATCAAATTAGCTTTAGTTTCGTGTAACCGGAGGAAGGCGCCGAGTGAATGACTGAGTCCCAAGTCCCCTCATGTCCTGTCTGTAGTGCGCAGCGTGTCTGGTACTTGTCGTCGACTCAAGTGCCTCGCTCGGTAGCGATCCTTACCGAACTaaacccatcccatcccattccattccatccgaTCCTCGCTCCtgtttttcattcatttgccTTTGGCATCTGTGCGCAGTTGTGCGTACATAAATCGCCTTTTTCTATtcctcctttcctttcctttttgttttttttttgtgagttTTTGATTGCTCTGGAGTCTCAGGAACATGAATTTATGAGTGAATTTTTTTCCGCTTGAAGCGGAAGTCGTTGCTCGAAATAACTTTGGGATCAACCAGCAGCTCAGACGTAAAGTGTCAGGACCAAGTGGAAGAACTTTACGTGGGGTAAAATCAAACCCCATGCGATCCATAGagactctgtctctgcctgTGAGGTACTCTGAGGTACTATTGCGCCCCGAAGGAAATTGCAAGTGAATGATCGGGTAATGCAATTTTCGGTTCGGATTAGAGAGTTTGATTCTAGATCATCAATCACTGAACTAGAAAGGAGACTTGGAAGCAACTCATAATGGTCGATATATTGATTTCTTCAATCGGATTGATCATCTTTTTTGGAGACGATGTAAGGCGATCGCTTGTTGGAGCTATCTCTGTGGACGATAGATAATTTCATCTGCTGATTTCTTCATTCTGATTGAAGCGAGGATCGGTCATGATCAAGTCGAAAATCgaagcatacttttgggcagCCCAGCCATCATCTGGTTCCCTGTGTCCCGGACTGCTCTCCCTTCCCTTTCGGGAAAACTCTGCGGCGGTGGTGGCATGCGCCAAACGTGTGCGACTGTGATGTGGAGTGGCGCGGTCCTGTTCCCGTTCCCGGCCCCGTTCCGTCCCAGTGCCGCTGCCAGTTCCGAGCTCGTCCAGTCTGCGCTCTGGATGTGGAACAATGGACATCGGCAGCGAGCGGACTGAAAAgcgaaattgaaaatttcccTACAAATTCGAGCACTCTCAAAAAGGTTGGGGTGCGATCGTGATCGCGCACGTGCCCCTGTACAGAAAgcgaaagagggagagagaacgagagagacagagaataAATGTGTGTGAGGTATGCAAAGGCATTGGTGTTCGGGACAGTGTCCGGGTGTACCTGGGACCATGACTATGTGTATCCGGGATCAGGACGCGCTTTTCAGGGGTTggcacaacaacaataaattaTACACGACCCtcaccctcctcctccccaccCTCTACTTCCTCCTTCTCAACTACTCCCTGGCCCGCTCCCTCAACCATCACTCCTGGCTCAATCCGGGACAAACATATATCGCTTGAGGCACAAAtgctaaaaaaaacaaaaagaaaaatcaaaaaaaggaAGGTTCTCTTAGAAACCGACACTGTAGATACCCTTTACGATCCATGCTGCATACGAAAATGCTCTGCAGATATTCAAACTGGGGGAATGCTTAGCATTTAGACGGATAGGATAGGGTTACAAGACTTACTAAAATAACATTCATTCAGCAGGGGGCAAGACCCCGGCTCACTCGATACAAAATctctttatacatatatgtacatatgtattaacATATTTAATGTCCAGTAAGTATTACAAAGATCCGGGCAAAGTCGTAATACCTTTGGAAAGGATATAATTAAAATTGGTGAGCGGAAAATGAAGTAAAAAGCCTAAGGGACTGCGACTGGTTCGGGGATCTCCTTCACTATCCTTGTCTCGGTCGCACTCATTTTCTCTGCTTCTCTAATGTCCTTTGTTGGCCTGTCCGTGTCCCGTGCTGGGGTCGCTGATCGCCAGcgtcatcctcatcgtcatcatcatcatcatcatcagcgtcATCATCCTCATCGCCAGCCGCGAAAAAcatctgctcctgctgcagcaaTCGCTCAACAATTCTCCCCCTATATCTCTATCCCTCACTCACTCTTACCAGCACTCACAAtcgctgtccctgtctcaCCCTCCGTGGACATCTATCAGATCAACCCCTATATACGTATAAGGTTATTATTGCTGTGGCTCCTGGCATTTGGCATTCTGTCAATAGCATTGTCCACCAGGACCTGGCAGCCTACGCGCT
The sequence above is a segment of the Drosophila pseudoobscura strain MV-25-SWS-2005 chromosome X, UCI_Dpse_MV25, whole genome shotgun sequence genome. Coding sequences within it:
- the ase gene encoding achaete-scute complex protein T8 is translated as MAALSFSPSPPPQTAAKSTAASSSASKENSIQPLGSSKPFGKITVHNVLSESGANALQQHIANQNTIIRKIRDFGMLGAVQSAAASATTNSGTLGQRKRPLGESKQNSQNSQNSLNSLITPSKPPAATTGNAKRSKLSKKSQEKAAKTASSHTPATAKQEPTVASASPSLELDAKAAGTPGRKGLPMPQAVARRNARERNRVKQVNNGFALLRERIPEEVSEAFEAQGAGRGASKKLSKVETLRMAVEYIRSLEKQLGFDFPPLGCHANSSSSGDDSFMFIKDEFDGLDEHFDDSLSNYEMEEAAAGAVAASQQQHEQTEHPPGHQDTNTDLLPSLTTLNGLQYLRIPGTNTYQLVTPNMLGSSSSLDEEHFGALIDTNCLSSNASPDPDPPAAMALPAIAAAQSGSTLSRSPVPPSPAAAATEAATGAATSTSSPCTSPTQRGSSSMAQPPNCIGPETVLVSPVAVANELLLQACAAQLQQQLIKQEYANSRANTNTNTNTNSNANANGSSPTTSLNYSQDQAQMLCSPLLPAFYDQEPVSFYDNVVVGLPSFKKEFNEMLHQDQTGATAVGSVGSVGVGGCLSDESMIDAIDWWEAHTPKSETGPASNSNDTSAVLM